The Bacillus carboniphilus genome contains a region encoding:
- a CDS encoding YigZ family protein: MLSHYYTVIEYGEHEIIVQKSRFICHIGRVTSEEEAQSFIEKIKKKHRQANHNCFAYLIGEQNHIQKTSDDGEPTGTAGVPMLEVLKKKHLHDTVVVVTRYFGGIKLGAGGLIRAYGSAVSAALDTLGVVKRSLMRTIRMTIDYPLLGVVENALHSQNIIINNIDYQESVCIEIFIPEIDKESFKTWIIDKTNGKSVINEGMLNYTEEICKTEGEHK; encoded by the coding sequence ATGCTTTCTCACTATTATACAGTAATTGAATACGGAGAACATGAAATCATTGTTCAGAAATCAAGATTTATTTGTCATATTGGTAGAGTCACTAGCGAGGAAGAAGCTCAATCTTTTATTGAAAAAATAAAAAAGAAACACCGTCAAGCCAATCATAACTGCTTTGCATACCTTATAGGAGAGCAAAACCATATCCAAAAGACTAGTGATGACGGAGAACCTACTGGTACAGCTGGTGTCCCTATGCTTGAAGTCTTAAAAAAGAAACATTTACACGATACAGTAGTAGTTGTAACAAGATATTTTGGCGGAATAAAACTAGGAGCGGGCGGACTCATTCGTGCTTATGGAAGCGCTGTATCAGCCGCTCTAGATACACTAGGAGTCGTCAAACGTTCATTAATGAGAACAATTCGAATGACGATAGACTATCCTTTATTAGGAGTGGTGGAAAACGCCTTACATAGTCAGAATATCATCATAAATAACATCGATTATCAAGAATCAGTGTGTATAGAAATATTCATTCCCGAAATCGACAAAGAATCCTTCAAAACGTGGATAATTGATAAAACAAATGGAAAAAGTGTCATTAACGAAGGTATGTTAAACTATACAGAGGAAATTTGCAAAACTGAAGGAGAACACAAATGA